A single genomic interval of Mangifera indica cultivar Alphonso chromosome 5, CATAS_Mindica_2.1, whole genome shotgun sequence harbors:
- the LOC123217344 gene encoding translocase of chloroplast 159, chloroplastic-like: MDSNTSAAETVSHLSGFSSAHLSNDTQSTHNYVKNNDSGPFSNGQFTSNSGITGAYSDGGSEDGGFVSGEEEFETPSEKPVMAEPVDKTVNKTVEGEDTNASFVDSLEIPMLNSVASIEAMNDNNGDNVIGGLEVRVFSGEDPFGDGEEGLKVILGEGLVKKIGIGSVASGENEDLVETGASEKGNSAEFVPEKLEGVEERSEVFDSEQFVETREPRGVVDNSAEGVKFTDTGDSVVNDINLDTLESEAAVVAIGDVKEFKDIEIEELEFPVNGSVGLENGFDEIDHFVEEPVELKPVEEVVSSNNIEVTEVLPGGNKIDSVVVAKHDNSDIGNVTVDIEDKEITTIEPKADSGTKQIEIEAVSIADMLEHEAEHSKNDQIILSANSDTLENGISGKSGSPESSEKSTSLNVQVSLEAEDDENHYPDKEYEIEGSVTDGETEGMISGSSEVAKQFLDELEQASGVGSHSGAESSHDISQIIDGQIVSDSDEEVDTDEEGEGKELFDSAALTALLKAATGADADGSGITITSQDGSKLFSVERPAGLGTSLRTLRPASRPNHSNLFVPSSLTTGGETEPKNLSEEEKKKLEKLQQLRVKFLRLVKRLGQSPEDSIAAQVLYRLSLVAGRQTGQLFNLDAAKRTAMQLEAEGKDDLDISLNILVLGKAGVGKSATINSIFGEEKTLIDAFEPGTTSVKEIVGTVDGVKIRVIDTPGLKSSGMEQGANRKVLSSIKKFTKKCSPDIVLYVDRLDSQTRDLNDLPLLRTISNALGSSTWRSAIVTLTHAASAPPDGPSGSPLSYEVFVAQRSHVVQQSIGQAVGDLRLMNPSLMNPVTLVENHPACRKNRDGQKVLPNGQTWRPQLLLLCYSMKILSEASSLSKSQDTLDHRKLFGFRVRSPPLPYLLSWLLQSRTHPKLPTDQGGDIGDSDIDLADLSDSDQEEDEDEYNQLPPFKPLRKAQIAKLSKEQRKAYFEEYDYRVKLLQKKQWKEELRRMREMKKKGKIAADDYGNIGEDVDQENGSPAAVPVPLPDMVLPPSFDGDNPAYRYRFLEPTSQFLARPVLDTHGWDHDCGYDGVNIEQSLAIASQFPVAVTVQVTKDKKEFNIHLDSSVSAKHGEDGSSMMGFDIQNVGKQLAYIVRGETKFKNFKKNKTGAGISVTFLGENVATGVKLEDQIAIGKRLILVGSTGTVRSKGDSAYGANLEVRLREADFPIGQDQSSLGLSLVKWRGDLALGANLQSQFSVGRGSKVAVRAGLNNKLSGQITVRTSTSDHLQIALLGIVPVVMTIFKSLRPGHSENYSMY; this comes from the coding sequence ATGGACTCCAACACCTCTGCAGCGGAAACCGTCTCGCATCTATCAGGTTTTTCTTCTGCGCATCTTTCTAATGATACTCAGAGTACTCATAATTATGTGAAAAACAATGATTCTGGGCCTTTTAGTAATGGTCAATTTACTAGTAACAGTGGTATTACTGGTGCTTATAGTGATGGTGGGTCTGAGGATGGGGGGTTTGTGAGTGGAGAAGAGGAGTTTGAGACGCCGTCGGAGAAGCCAGTTATGGCTGAACCAGTTGATAAAACTGTTAATAAAACGGTTGAAGGGGAGGATACTAATGCTTCGTTTGTGGATTCTTTGGAAATTCCAATGCTCAATAGTGTTGCTTCAATTGAGGCCATGAATGATAATAATGGTGATAATGTTATAGGAGGTTTGGAAGTTAGGGTTTTCAGTGGGGAGGACCCATTTGGTGATGGTGAGGAGGGGTTGAAGGTAATTTTGGGTGAGGGTCTTGTGAAAAAGATTGGAATTGGGAGTGTGGCTTCTGGTGAAAATGAGGATTTGGTGGAAACAGGTGCAAGTGAGAAGGGGAATTCTGCTGAATTTGTACCTGAGAAGCTTGAGGGTGTTGAGGAGAGGAGTGAGGTTTTTGACAGTGAACAATTTGTGGAAACAAGGGAACCTAGGGGGGTGGTTGACAATAGTGCAGAGGGTGTGAAATTTACGGACACTGGGGACTCTGTTGTCAATGACATCAATCTTGATACTTTAGAGTCTGAAGCGGCTGTTGTTGCTATTGGTGATGTGAAGGAATTTAAGGATATTGAAATTGAAGAGTTGGAGTTCCCAGTTAATGGTAGTGTGGGCTTGGAAAATGGATTTGATGAGATAGACCATTTTGTTGAAGAACCTGTGGAATTGAAGCCAGTGGAAGAAGTAGTAAGCAGTAATAACATTGAAGTCACAGAGGTTCTGCCTGGTGGAAATAAAATTGATTCTGTTGTTGTTGCAAAACATGACAATTCAGATATTGGCAACGTTACTGTTGATATTGAGGACAAAGAAATTACAACAATTGAACCAAAAGCTGATTCAGGAACCAAACAGATTGAGATTGAAGCTGTGAGCATTGCTGATATGTTGGAACATGAGGCTGAACATTCTAAAAATGATCAGATAATTTTGAGTGCCAATAGTGACACATTGGAAAATGGGATATCAGGCAAATCAGGATCACCTGAATCTTCAGAAAAGAGCACAAGTTTGAATGTACAAGTTTCTTTGGAAGCTGAAGATGATGAAAACCATTATCCTGACAAAGAGTATGAGATTGAAGGCTCAGTTACCGATGGAGAAACTGAAGGCATGATATCTGGAAGCTCAGAAGTAGCCAAACAATTCCTGGACGAGTTGGAACAAGCATCAGGTGTTGGTTCTCATTCAGGTGCAGAGAGTTCTCATGATATTTCACAGATAATTGACGGTCAAATTGTCTCTGACTCGGATGAAGAAGTAGACACCGATGAGGAAGGGGAGGGGAAGGAGTTATTTGATTCTGCTGCATTGACAGCTCTGTTGAAAGCAGCTACAGGTGCTGATGCGGATGGCAGTGGCATAACCATAACCTCTCAAGATGGATCAAAGCTTTTCTCTGTTGAGCGTCCGGCTGGTTTGGGGACCTCACTCCGTACTTTGAGACCTGCTTCTCGACCAAACCACAGTAACCTTTTTGTGCCTTCCAGTCTTACAACTGGGGGAGAGACTGAGCCAAAGAATTTgagtgaagaagagaaaaagaaattggagAAGTTACAACAATTAAGGGTGAAATTTTTGAGGCTTGTCAAAAGACTAGGTCAGTCTCCGGAAGATTCTATAGCAGCGCAAGTACTGTACCGGTTGTCACTTGTTGCTGGGAGGCAAACTGGACAATTATTTAACCTTGATGCTGCAAAGAGAACTGCCATGCAGCTTGAAGCAGAGGGGAAAGATGATTTAGACATCTCCTTGAACATACTGGTTCTTGGAAAAGCTGGTGTGGGCAAGAGTGCTACGATAAATTCTATTTTTGGTGAGGAAAAGACTTTGATTGATGCATTTGAACCTGGTACAACTTCTGTGAAAGAGATAGTTGGAACAGTAGATGGAGTTAAGATCAGGGTCATTGATACTCCAGGTTTGAAATCTTCTGGTATGGAGCAAGGTGCCAATAGAAAGGTTTTATCTTCTATAAAAAAGTTTACAAAGAAGTGTTCCCCAGATATTGTCCTCTATGTGGATCGACTGGATAGCCAGACCAGGGATCTTAATGATCTGCCATTGTTAAGGACAATCAGTAATGCACTTGGTTCCTCAACTTGGCGAAGTGCTATTGTCACTTTGACCCATGCTGCTTCTGCACCTCCGGATGGGCCATCGGGATCCCCTTTGAGTTATGAAGTTTTTGTTGCCCAACGTTCTCATGTTGTTCAGCAATCCATTGGGCAGGCTGTTGGTGATTTGCGTCTGATGAACCCAAGTTTGATGAACCCAGTTACTCTTGTTGAGAATCATCCAGCGTGTCGAAAGAACAGAGATGGACAAAAGGTGCTTCCTAATGGTCAAACTTGGAGACCTCAGTTACTGCTGTTATGCTATTCGATGAAGATCTTATCTGAAGCTAGTTCTCTTTCAAAATCTCAAGATACTTTAGACCATCGGAAACTCTTTGGCTTTCGTGTCCGTTCGCCTCCTCTCCCATACTTGTTGTCTTGGCTGTTGCAGTCTCGTACACACCCAAAACTCCCCACTGATCAGGGTGGTGACATTGGTGATTCTGATATTGACTTGGCTGACTTGTCTGATTCTGAtcaagaagaagatgaggatgaaTACAATCAGCTCCCACCATTCAAACCTCTCAGGAAAGCTCAGATTGCCAAGCTTAGCAAGGAGCAAAGGAAGGCATACTTTGAGGAGTATGATTATCGGGTGAAACTCCTACAGAAAAAGCAGTGGAAAGAGGAGTTGAGAAGAATGagagagatgaagaagaaaggaaaaattgCTGCTGATGATTACGGGAATATTGGAGAAGATGTTGATCAGGAAAATGGAAGTCCAGCTGCCGTGCCAGTCCCATTACCTGATATGGTCTTGCCACCTTCCTTTGATGGTGATAACCCAGCTTACAGGTACAGGTTCTTGGAGCCAACATCACAGTTCTTGGCGAGGCCAGTTCTGGACACCCATGGTTGGGACCATGATTGTGGATATGATGGTGTTAACATTGAACAAAGTTTGGCCATTGCTAGTCAGTTTCCGGTAGCAGTTACTGTTCAAGTCACAAAGGATAAGAAAGAGTTCAACATTCATTTGGATTCATCTGTTTCTGCTAAGCATGGGGAGGATGGATCAAGTATGATGGGCTTTGACATCCAGAATGTTGGGAAGCAACTTGCTTATATTGTCAGGGGGGAGAccaaattcaaaaatttcaaaaagaataaGACAGGTGCAGGAATATCTGTTACATTCTTAGGTGAAAATGTTGCCACTGGAGTCAAACTTGAGGATCAGATTGCAATTGGAAAACGCTTAATATTGGTGGGTAGTACTGGGACTGTCCGATCTAAGGGTGATTCTGCATATGGAGCCAATTTGGAAGTTCGGCTCAGGGAGGCTGATTTTCCAATAGGCCAAGATCAATCATCACTGGGTTTGTCATTAGTGAAGTGGAGAGGCGACTTGGCATTGGGGGCCAACCTTCAATCTCAATTTTCAGTTGGGCGAGGTTCTAAGGTAGCTGTCCGTGCGGGATTGAACAACAAACTCAGTGGGCAAATAACAGTTCGAACTAGCACATCAGATCATCTTCAGATAGCACTTCTGGGCATTGTTCCAGTTGTGATGACAATTTTTAAAAGCCTCCGACCTGGCCATAGTGAGAATTACTCTATGTACTAG
- the LOC123217345 gene encoding alkylated DNA repair protein ALKBH8 homolog, with product MDDQETVLKQVFGESSDSDSNDCEQPQQHEIRSENLGQIPSWLHFKVINGLYLCRDFLSPQDQSSLLSAVQNEGWFTDASHNQAMRFGDLPTWAIKLSNSIREAVLLSDNDLASCDGDKEACPLASDLLWREPLFDQLIVNVYQPGEGICAHVDLMRFDDGIAIVSLESSCVMHFTRVREGSSTGKRETEDPPAEKVPVYLTPGSLVVMSGEARYHWKHEITRKPGFQIWQGEELNQKRRTSITLRKLCRVD from the exons ATGGATGATCAGGAGACAGTTCTGAAACAAGTGTTTGGAGAATCATCAGATTCGGACTCCAACGACTGTGAACAACCGCAGCAGCACGAAATTAGATCTGAGAATTTGGGTCAAATTCCCAGCTGGCTACATTTTAAGGTAATCAATGGATTATATTTGTGCAGAGACTTTCTGTCTCCTCAAGACCAATCTTCTTTGCTCTCTGCTGTCCAAAATG AAGGATGGTTCACCGACGCCTCTCACAACCAG GCTATGAGGTTTGGAGATCTTCCAACATGGGCAATAAAGCTTTCTAATTCTATTCGTGAGGCTGTGCTCCTCAGTGATAATGACTTAGCTAGCTGTGATGGGGACAAGGAAGCCTGTCCTTTGGCATCAGATTTGTTATGGAGGGAGCCTCTATTTGATCAACTAATTGTTAATGTTTATCAACCAGGTGAG GGCATTTGTGCGCATGTTGATCTGATGCGATTTGATGATGGCATTGCCATTGTCTCCCTGGAGTCTTCATGCGTGATGCATTTTACCAGAGTGAGAGAAGGCTCTTCAACTGGCAAGAGAGAAACAGAGGATCCACCTGCTGAAAAGGTTCCAGTTTACTTAACTCCAGGATCCTTAGTTGTCATGTCAGGAGAAGCTCGCTACCATTGGAAGCATGAAATAACTCGCAAGCCAGGCTTTCAGATATGGCAAGGGGAGGAGCTAAATCAAAAACGGAGAACCTCCATAACCCTAAGAAAACTTTGCCGTGTTGATTAG
- the LOC123217140 gene encoding dol-P-Man:Man(5)GlcNAc(2)-PP-Dol alpha-1,3-mannosyltransferase — translation MSRVKHDASTLKIFRNPKIAFAFGLIFADALLVALIIAHVPYTKIDWDAYMAQVNGFLGGERDYNNLKGDTGPLVYPAGFLYVYSAIKHITGGEVYSAQILFGILYIINLAIILFIYVKTNVLPWWALSLLCLSKRVHSIFVLRLFNDCFAMTLLHSSIALLLYQKWNLGLIVFSAAVSIKMNVLLYAPPLLLLLLKAMSVSGVISALAGAALVQILLGLPFIASHPIAYISRSFNLGRVFIHFWSVNFKFIPEQIFVSKGFAVSLLTAHLALIVAFAHCRWCKHEQGLLNFLHSKYVSLKPKFALSSSKSSSFRILKKEYIVTTMFVGNFIGIVCARSLHYQFYSWYFYSLPYLLWKTSFNTLLRLILFIGVELCWNVYPSSIYSSFLLLCLHLIILWGLWSAPAEYPYADDKPATRKNK, via the exons ATGTCTCGGGTAAAACATGATGCGTCGACtctcaaaattttcagaaatcCAAAAATCGCATTCGCTTTTGGTTTAATATTCGCGGATGCCCTTCTTGTGGCTCTTATTATCGCCCATGTTCCAT ATACCAAGATCGACTGGGATGCTTACATGGCACAG GTAAATGGGTTTCTTGGAGGAGAGAGGGATTACAATAACTTGAAAGGTGACACCGGGCCTTTGGTATACCCAGCTGGGTTTCTATATGTTTATTCTGCTATAAAGCATATCACTGGGGGGGAGGTCTATTCAGCTCAG ATTCTTTTTggcattttatatattataaacctGGCAATTATCTTATTCATATACGTGAAGACCAATGTG CTACCATGGTGGGCTCTTAGCTTGCTTTGTCTATCCAAAAGAGTACACTCAATCTTTGTGCTTCGGCTTTTTAATGACTGCTTTGCCATGACACTCCTCCATTCTTCAATAGCCTTACTTCTTTATCAGAAGTGGAATTTGGGCTTGATTGTTTTCAG TGCAGCCGTCTCAATAAAGATGAATGTGCTCCTCTATGCTCCACCCTTGTTACTCCTTTTGTTAAAG GCTATGAGTGTCAGTGGTGTGATTTCAGCTTTAGCTGGGGCAGCACTTGTGCAG ATCCTTTTGGGGCTGCCTTTTATAGCATCACATCCAATTGCATATATATCAAGATCCTTTAATCTCGGGCGTGTTTTCATCCACTTCTG GTCTGTAAACTTCAAATTCATTCCAGAACAAATTTTTGTGTCAAAGGGATTTGCAGTTTCTTTGCTGACGGCACATCTTGCATTAATTGTAGCTTTTGCTCATTGTAGGTGGTGCAA GCATGAACAAGGACTTCTCAATTTTTTGCACTCCAAGTATGTTTCTCTAAAGCCAAAATTTGCTCTTTCAAGCTCTAAGAGTTCATCATTTAGGATTCTGAAGAAAGAAT ATATTGTAACGACTATGTTTGTTGGGAACTTTATTGGCATAGTGTGCGCTCGCTCATTGCATTATCAGTTCTACTCGTG GTATTTCTACAGCTTGCCGTACCTATTGTGGAAAACATCGTTTAATACGTTGCTTCG TTTGATATTGTTTATAGGAGTGGAATTATGCTGGAATGTCTATCCTTCAAGCATTTATTCATCTTTCCTTCTTTTGTGTCTACACTTAATTATACTGTGGGGATTATGGTCTGCTCCTGCCGAGTATCCTTATGCAGACGACAAGCCTGCAACTAGAAAGAACAAATAA
- the LOC123217141 gene encoding heat shock factor-binding protein-like — translation MDGHDSEDPKQSTADMTVFVQNLLQQMQSRFQTMSDSIVTKIDEMGCRINELEQSINDLRAEMGVEGSPSPLAPSKLKPGDGNQEDSSA, via the exons ATG GACGGACATGATTCAGAAGATCCAAAGCAAAGTACTGCTGACATGACTGTTTTT GTGCAAAATCTTCTTCAGCAGATGCAATCCAGGTTTCAGACGATGTCTGATTCAATCGTTACAAAGA TTGATGAAATGGGGTGCCGCATAAATGAGTTGGAGCAGAGCATTAACGATCTAAGGGCTGAAATGGGGGTAGAGGGTTCTCCATCACCATTGGCCCCATCCAAGCTGAAGCCAGGCGATGGAAATCAAGAGGATAGCTCTGCATAG
- the LOC123216204 gene encoding protein RALF-like 33, translating to MARASGFVLMVCLVFVGLTMSWRSVDASAQQELMSWMGTKGRCKGSIAECMTENEFEMDTEINRRVLATTQYISYGALQSDTVPCSLRGASYYNCQAGAEANPYNRGCSQITLCRS from the coding sequence ATGGCAAGAGCTTCTGGTTTTGTTCTGATGGTTTGCCTAGTGTTTGTAGGTCTGACGATGTCGTGGAGGAGCGTGGATGCAAGTGCTCAGCAGGAGTTGATGAGTTGGATGGGCACCAAAGGGCGTTGCAAAGGATCCATTGCAGAGTGCATGACTGAGAATGAATTTGAAATGGATACTGAGATCAACCGTCGTGTATTGGCCACAACACAATACATAAGCTATGGAGCCCTGCAGAGTGACACTGTACCTTGTTCTCTAAGAGGTGCTTCCTACTACAACTGTCAAGCTGGTGCGGAGGCTAATCCTTATAATCGTGGCTGCAGTCAAATTACGCTTTGTCGTAGTTAA